The Pseudomonadota bacterium sequence CCCAGATCAGCCCGACGTCTTGCTGGCGCTCGGCCGTGAACGGCTGCGTTCGCGTGCCGATGCGGAGGCCGAGCCGCTGCTGCGCCGAGCGCTCCTGCTCGATCCGACGAGCGCGGCCGCTGCGGCAGCGCTGGCGCGACTGCTCGGGCTGCACCTCGATCGACGCCAAGAGGCCTTCGAGGTGCTGCACGCCGCCCTGCGGCAGAATTCCGGTGCCCGCGCGCTCTGCGCTGTGCGCGGCGAGCTGCTGCTGCAGGCGAACGCCTATCAGGAGGCGCGTGTGGCGTTTGCCCAGGCGCTCGCGGCGGACGTCTGCCGGGCCGAGGACCTCGGCGAGGACGACGAGGCGGCGCGCACCGGCATGGCGCGCACCTACAACGCCGAGGGCATCGCGTTGCACCAGCAGAGCCATTGGGCTGCGGCGGCGCGAGCCTTTCGCCGGGCAGCGGAGCTCGCCGGCGACTGGTCAGCGCCGCGCGTCAACCTCGGCGTGGCGTTGGCGCAGCTCGGGCGGCTGGAAGAGGCGGTCGAGGCCTACCGGGCGGCGCTCCTCGCCGAGCCGGATCATCCGGTGGCCCTCTTCAACCTGGCCACGGCGCAGCATGACACCGGGCATCCGATCGAGGCGCAGCACGCCGTCGAGCGCCTGATCAAGGCCTGTCCCGACTACCCGCGCGCGCGGCTCCTGCTCGCCGACGTCGCGATCACGCTCGGCGACTACGACCGGGCGATCGCCGTGCTGCTCGAGCAATTGGATCAGGACGGCAGCGTCGTGCCGGTCTGGGCCAGCCTCGGCCTGGCCTACGTCTGCAGCGGCAGCGTCGAGCGGGGCGAGGAGTGCCTGCGACGAGCGCTGGCGCTGAATCCGCGGCATTTCCACGCGCATTACAACCTAGCCCTGCTTTGCGCCACGCAGCAGCGCGACGAGGAAGCGCGCAAGCTGCTGGTCCGCGCGCGCGAGCTCGATCCCGAGCGCGCGACGCGCGCACTAGCGCGGCTGCCGCGCTGGGCCTCGCTGAGGCAGGTCGAGGCGATGCCGCGCGGCCTGGACTGACCGCGCGGCGGATCACAGCGGCACACCCAGCGCCATGCAATGTTTCGTGCTCG is a genomic window containing:
- a CDS encoding tetratricopeptide repeat protein gives rise to the protein MSDEPRQVAPVVEPWRRWLQRGTEALRAADYAAAADAFAQAYAFAPDQPDVLLALGRERLRSRADAEAEPLLRRALLLDPTSAAAAAALARLLGLHLDRRQEAFEVLHAALRQNSGARALCAVRGELLLQANAYQEARVAFAQALAADVCRAEDLGEDDEAARTGMARTYNAEGIALHQQSHWAAAARAFRRAAELAGDWSAPRVNLGVALAQLGRLEEAVEAYRAALLAEPDHPVALFNLATAQHDTGHPIEAQHAVERLIKACPDYPRARLLLADVAITLGDYDRAIAVLLEQLDQDGSVVPVWASLGLAYVCSGSVERGEECLRRALALNPRHFHAHYNLALLCATQQRDEEARKLLVRARELDPERATRALARLPRWASLRQVEAMPRGLD